One uncultured Fretibacterium sp. DNA window includes the following coding sequences:
- a CDS encoding ABC transporter substrate-binding protein, protein VSWQKSDRYTLERFDDYWDDKVKFKTLVLRSIPEPTARTVGLETGEVDIAYPMINNDISRIEENEALVLQRKPLASTTYMGFNTTKKPFDDPRVRSAFSMALDTVGIQKAVFRGVGKTPRTLIPDGIKYSIDAELPAHARDVEAAKKLFAEAGVDPKGLKLEIWTNERKERVDMATIIQAQLKELGIDAEIKVLEWGAYIQGLQKKTHDLFLLGWGLSVPDPDYAVAGLLETGAGTNYTFFSDAKLDELLSKGRAMPDGPDREKAYRDMQLYINEQCPMILLHNDESLVGVQKSVKGFISSPFDVHTFATVYFEE, encoded by the coding sequence GTGAGCTGGCAGAAGAGCGACCGGTACACTCTGGAGCGCTTCGACGACTACTGGGACGATAAGGTGAAGTTCAAGACCCTCGTGCTCCGCTCCATCCCGGAGCCGACGGCGCGCACGGTCGGACTCGAGACCGGCGAGGTGGACATCGCCTACCCCATGATCAACAACGACATCTCGCGCATCGAGGAGAACGAGGCCCTGGTCCTTCAGCGCAAGCCCCTGGCCTCCACCACCTACATGGGCTTCAACACGACCAAGAAGCCCTTCGACGACCCCCGCGTGCGCAGCGCCTTCAGTATGGCGCTCGACACCGTTGGCATCCAGAAGGCCGTCTTCCGCGGCGTGGGGAAGACGCCGCGCACGCTGATTCCGGATGGGATCAAATACTCCATCGACGCCGAGCTCCCGGCGCACGCGCGGGACGTCGAGGCGGCCAAGAAGCTCTTCGCGGAGGCCGGAGTCGACCCCAAGGGGTTGAAGCTCGAGATCTGGACCAACGAGCGTAAGGAGCGCGTCGATATGGCGACGATCATCCAGGCTCAGCTCAAGGAGCTGGGCATCGACGCCGAGATCAAGGTCCTGGAGTGGGGGGCTTATATCCAGGGCCTTCAGAAGAAGACTCACGACCTGTTCCTCCTGGGCTGGGGGCTCTCCGTCCCCGATCCGGACTACGCCGTGGCCGGACTGCTCGAGACCGGGGCGGGCACGAACTACACCTTCTTCAGCGACGCGAAGCTGGATGAGCTGTTGTCCAAGGGGCGGGCCATGCCCGACGGCCCGGACCGCGAGAAGGCCTACAGGGACATGCAGCTCTACATCAACGAGCAGTGCCCGATGATCCTTCTGCATAACGACGAGTCCCTCGTCGGGGTCCAGAAGTCCGTCAAGGGGTTCATCAGCAGTCCCTTCGACGTCCACACCTTCGCCACGGTCTATTTCGAGGAGTAG
- a CDS encoding ABC transporter permease, which translates to MLRYIVRRVLFLIPVLLGVAFCVFTLLYLTPGDPARMILGDLATEEAVQEFRNREGLNDPFLIQFGNYVWKAVTKGDIGRSYVTKRSVAQEVLAAFPATLKLSALAMVIAILVGLPCGILSAIKQYSLFDTVTMIFAMIGLSMPVFWLGLLLILLFSVHLRWLPSSGFGTFKAMILPAVSLSAQAISMVTRMTRSSMLEVIRADYIRTARAKGQKESVVIWVHALHNALIPVVTLCGLQFGHLLAGAILTESIFAIPGIGRLMVTSIMQRNYPVVQGGVLFIAIAFSIVNLLVDLVYAYIDPRIKAQYK; encoded by the coding sequence ATGTTACGATACATCGTTCGCCGTGTCCTGTTCCTGATCCCCGTCCTGCTCGGCGTGGCCTTCTGCGTCTTCACCCTGCTCTACCTGACGCCCGGCGACCCGGCGCGCATGATTCTGGGGGACCTGGCCACCGAGGAGGCGGTCCAGGAGTTCCGCAACCGCGAGGGGCTGAACGACCCCTTTTTGATACAGTTCGGAAACTACGTCTGGAAGGCCGTGACGAAGGGGGACATCGGTCGCTCCTACGTCACCAAGCGGTCGGTCGCCCAGGAGGTCCTGGCCGCGTTCCCCGCCACGCTGAAGCTCTCGGCCCTGGCGATGGTGATCGCCATCCTGGTGGGGCTCCCCTGCGGGATACTCTCCGCGATCAAGCAGTACTCGCTCTTCGACACCGTCACGATGATCTTCGCCATGATCGGCCTGTCCATGCCGGTCTTCTGGCTGGGCCTGCTGCTCATCCTGCTCTTCTCGGTGCACCTGCGCTGGCTGCCCTCCTCCGGGTTCGGCACGTTCAAGGCCATGATCCTGCCGGCCGTTTCGCTGTCGGCCCAGGCCATATCCATGGTGACGCGCATGACGCGTTCCTCGATGTTGGAGGTCATCCGCGCGGACTACATCCGCACCGCCCGTGCCAAGGGACAGAAGGAGTCCGTCGTCATTTGGGTGCATGCGCTGCACAACGCGCTGATCCCCGTGGTCACCCTCTGTGGACTCCAGTTCGGCCACCTGCTGGCGGGGGCTATTCTGACGGAGTCCATCTTCGCCATCCCCGGCATCGGCCGCCTCATGGTCACCTCGATCATGCAGCGCAACTACCCCGTGGTCCAGGGCGGGGTGCTCTTCATCGCGATCGCCTTCAGCATCGTGAACCTTCTGGTCGACCTGGTTTACGCCTACATCGACCCGCGCATCAAGGCGCAGTACAAGTAG
- a CDS encoding ABC transporter permease codes for MTNANTDALDTPVKGTGRRRRGPFAEVIFRLSKSPLAMFGLAVILLLIFCAVFANFLAPYDFAKQDLDRKFETPSAEHWMGTDEFGRDILSRLIFGARVSLQVGFIAVGIALVIGGMLGATAGYYGGWIDNGIMRVMDVLLSIPQTLLAIAIVAALGANLMNLMIAVGVSAVPTYARIVRGSVLSIRGMEFVEAARSVGSSDLRIILKHIIPNSMAPIIVQSTLGVASAILNAAGLSFIGLGIQPPNPEWGAMLSGGRQYIRDFPHLTLYPGLAIMFTILALNFLGDGLRDALDPKLKR; via the coding sequence ATGACGAACGCCAATACGGATGCCCTGGACACTCCCGTGAAGGGCACGGGGCGCAGGCGGCGCGGCCCCTTCGCCGAGGTCATTTTCCGGCTGAGCAAGAGCCCCCTGGCCATGTTCGGCCTGGCGGTCATTCTGCTGCTGATCTTCTGCGCTGTCTTTGCCAATTTCCTGGCCCCCTACGACTTCGCGAAGCAGGATCTGGATCGCAAGTTCGAGACCCCGTCCGCGGAGCACTGGATGGGCACGGACGAGTTTGGGCGCGACATCCTGAGCCGCCTGATCTTCGGCGCCCGCGTCTCCCTGCAGGTCGGCTTCATCGCCGTGGGCATCGCCCTGGTCATTGGGGGAATGCTGGGTGCGACGGCCGGCTACTACGGCGGTTGGATCGACAACGGGATCATGCGCGTGATGGACGTGCTGCTCTCCATCCCCCAGACCCTGCTGGCCATCGCCATCGTGGCGGCCCTCGGGGCCAACCTCATGAACCTGATGATTGCGGTGGGCGTCTCGGCGGTGCCGACCTACGCCCGCATCGTGCGCGGATCGGTGCTCTCCATTCGCGGCATGGAGTTCGTCGAGGCGGCGCGGTCCGTCGGCAGCTCCGACCTGCGCATCATCCTGAAGCACATCATCCCCAACAGCATGGCCCCGATCATAGTCCAGTCCACGTTGGGCGTGGCCTCTGCGATCCTGAACGCTGCGGGGCTCTCCTTCATCGGGCTGGGCATCCAGCCGCCCAACCCCGAGTGGGGCGCCATGCTCTCCGGCGGGCGGCAGTACATCCGGGACTTCCCGCACCTGACGCTCTACCCCGGGCTTGCGATCATGTTCACGATCCTCGCGCTGAACTTTCTGGGCGACGGCCTGCGCGACGCACTGGACCCGAAGCTGAAGCGCTGA
- a CDS encoding ABC transporter ATP-binding protein produces the protein MDNKNEKDLLLEVRDLTIQYVTDSGTVHAVEGLNLQLGRGETLGFVGETGAGKTTTALGIMRLIPSPPGVVRSGEILFDGEDLLKKSEAEMRTVRGGKIAMIFQDPMTSLNPVMTVDRQIAEMIRLHRNVSEAEALERAGDMLELVGIRRERMHDYPHQFSGGMKQRVVIAIALACDPGLLIADEPTTALDVTIQAQVLELMKRLKQQFNASMILITHDLGIVADICDKVAIMYAGRVVEYADKRSLYNNPLHPYTIGLFKSVPDLEEDVEELSVIPGLMPDPMELPSGCAFHPRCSMAEESCSRVRPEAAELEPGHFVSCPVRARMMGPVR, from the coding sequence ATGGACAATAAAAACGAGAAAGACCTCCTGCTGGAGGTCCGGGACCTGACGATCCAGTACGTGACGGACAGCGGGACGGTGCACGCGGTGGAGGGCCTGAACCTCCAGCTGGGGCGCGGGGAGACCCTGGGCTTCGTCGGCGAGACGGGCGCGGGCAAGACGACCACGGCGCTCGGCATCATGCGTCTGATCCCCTCTCCGCCCGGCGTGGTGCGGTCCGGGGAGATCCTCTTCGATGGCGAGGACCTGCTGAAGAAGAGCGAGGCGGAGATGCGCACCGTCCGCGGCGGGAAGATCGCGATGATCTTCCAGGACCCGATGACGAGCCTCAACCCCGTCATGACGGTGGACAGGCAGATCGCCGAGATGATCCGGCTGCACCGGAACGTCTCCGAGGCGGAGGCCCTGGAGCGGGCGGGGGACATGCTGGAGCTGGTGGGCATCCGGCGCGAGCGGATGCACGACTATCCGCACCAGTTCTCCGGCGGCATGAAGCAGCGTGTGGTGATCGCCATCGCCCTTGCCTGCGACCCCGGGCTTTTGATCGCGGATGAGCCGACCACGGCGCTGGACGTGACCATCCAGGCCCAGGTCCTGGAGCTGATGAAGAGGCTGAAACAGCAATTCAACGCCTCGATGATCCTGATCACGCATGACCTTGGGATCGTCGCGGACATCTGCGACAAGGTGGCGATCATGTACGCCGGCCGGGTGGTGGAGTACGCGGACAAGCGCTCCCTCTACAACAACCCGCTGCATCCCTACACCATCGGGCTCTTCAAGTCCGTGCCGGACCTGGAGGAGGACGTCGAGGAGCTGTCGGTCATCCCGGGCCTGATGCCGGACCCGATGGAGCTCCCGTCGGGCTGCGCGTTCCACCCGCGCTGCTCCATGGCCGAGGAGTCGTGTTCCCGCGTGCGGCCGGAGGCGGCCGAGCTGGAGCCGGGGCATTTCGTGTCCTGTCCCGTGCGTGCGCGCATGATGGGGCCGGTGAGGTGA